In one window of Nicotiana tabacum cultivar K326 chromosome 12, ASM71507v2, whole genome shotgun sequence DNA:
- the LOC107830406 gene encoding F-box/kelch-repeat protein SKIP11: MLEDRSCLVPRDFPRESNWAACMNYSLDRIEVQHGKRPLENNHENEVVQRKLPKRSVSLNEEVVLSLGDASVSPADEASNQRHAADNSDSSSLIPAIGRDNSISCLIHCSRSDYGAIASLNCSFHSLIRSGELYRLRRQYGVVEHWVYFSCQLLEWEAFDPSRRRWMHLPSMNPNECFVFSDKESLAVGTELLVFGKEILSHVIYRYSILTNTWSSGMQMNAPRCLFGSASLGEIAILTGGCDSQGNILSSAELYNSETGRWKTLPSMNKPRKMCSAVFMDRKFYVIGGIGGTESKLLTCGEEYDLETGKWTEIPSMSPVRAGEARDDNMPATSEAPPLVAVVNNELYAADYADMEVRKYDKQNKAWVTIGRLPERAGSMNGWGLAFRACGDRLIVIGGPRAMGEGIIEVNSWVPSEGPPQWNLLGRKRSGSFVYNCAVMGC; the protein is encoded by the coding sequence GACCGGTCTTGTTTGGTACCGAGGGATTTTCCAAGAGAAAGCAACTGGGCAGCTTGCATGAATTACAGCCTTGATAGGATTGAAGTTCAGCACGGTAAAAGGCCATTGGAAAATAATCACGAGAACGAAGTTGTGCAACGCAAGTTGCCAAAGCGATCTGTTTCTCTCAATGAAGAAGTGGTTCTGTCCTTAGGTGATGCTTCAGTATCACCAGCTGACGAAGCTAGTAATCAGCGTCACGCTGCAGATAATTCTGATTCAAGTTCTCTTATTCCTGCCATTGGCCGTGACAACTCCATTAGCTGTCTCATTCATTGCTCCAGGTCTGATTATGGAGCTATTGCATCTTTGAATTGTAGCTTTCACTCATTAATTAGGAGTGGGGAGCTTTATAGATTGCGGCGGCAATATGGTGTGGTTGAGCATTGGGTTTATTTTTCTTGCCAGCTACTGGAGTGGGAAGCTTTTGACCCTAGTCGCCGCCGTTGGATGCATCTACCATCAATGAATCCGAATGAATGCTTTGTGTTCTCGGACAAGGAGTCTTTGGCAGTTGGCACAGAGCTTCTTGTGTTTGGAAAGGAGATCTTGTCACATGTCATTTATCGTTACAGTATACTGACAAACACTTGGTCATCCGGAATGCAGATGAACGCACCGAGGTGTTTGTTTGGATCTGCCAGCCTTGGGGAGATTGCCATTCTAACTGGTGGTTGTGACTCACAGGGCAATATCCTTAGCTCAGCAGAACTTTACAATTCAGAGACTGGAAGGTGGAAGACTCTACCGAGCATGAACAAGCCGCGTAAGATGTGTTCTGCAGTATTCATGGACAGAAAATTTTATGTAATTGGAGGCATTGGAGGAACTGAGTCAAAGCTATTGACCTGTGGAGAGGAGTATGATCTTGAAACAGGAAAATGGACTGAAATCCCGAGCATGTCTCCTGTCCGAGCTGGTGAAGCTAGGGATGATAATATGCCTGCTACATCTGAAGCACCTCCTTTGGTGGCAGTTGTAAATAATGAATTGTATGCTGCTGATTATGCTGACATGGAGGTGAGGAAGTACGACAAGCAAAATAAAGCATGGGTTACCATAGGAAGATTGCCTGAAAGAGCAGGTTCTATGAATGGTTGGGGTTTGGCATTTAGAGCTTGTGGTGATAGGCTAATTGTAATTGGAGGGCCTAGAGCCATGGGTGAAGGGATTATCGAAGTTAATTCGTGGGTTCCAAGTGAAGGACCGCCTCAGTGGAACTTGCTTGGGCGAAAGCGATCTGGTAGTTTTGTGTATAATTGTGCTGTCATGGGTTGCTGA